CATGCTTATTGGTTAAAATGTACCCTTTTTCATTCATGATGACGCCGGATCCGAGAGGATGAATGGCGACTTCGTTGGGCTTACCCTCTTTGGCAACCCGGTTATAAACGTTCACCACAGCAGGCGCCGCATGGCTGACGCCCTGATGGTAGCTTATGGGTGAACCATCAGTATTTTTGTCATTGCCTTTCAGAAACGACGTGCCGGACCCGATAAAGGGCAGTACGGCCAGAATAATACCGGCGACGAGGGCACCAAAGAGCGCTGAACGTAATAACTTAGCAAGCATGACCGTGATTTACTGTGGAAAAGGGAGGTAAGGGGAGGATATCACGAGAAGTTCGGACACCGCATGACTCGGTGTCCGATTTTTTATGGCGTGCCATCCCTGGCCGCCACCCTTACGAGCCGTTGCTGATGCAACGTTAAAAATTTCTCTCGGAAATTTTTTAACATCGGCGATGTTCTGGCCAGTTAAGCTGCCGAAAAAGACGGCAAGTGATTAACGTAGCAGCAGATAAATTGTTTCTTCGCCCCGGACGATATTCAAAGCCAGAACGGAAGGTTTCGCTTCCAGCAGTTTGCGCAGTTGCGTGATGTTTTCAATGCGCTCGCGGTTTACACCGATGATGATATCGCCTTTTTGCAGACCAACCTGCGCGGCAGGTGTGTCCTTAGCGACGTTATCAATCTGCACGCCTTTGCTGCCGTCTTTCAATTGGCCATTGGTCAGAGAAGCCCCCTGCAATGACGGTGAAAGCGTTTCAGCGCTGGTTGATGCCGATGAGCTGTTATCCAACACGACGGAAACTTCCTGCGGTTTGCCATCACGCAGCAGACCGATTTTCACGGTCTTGCCCGGTGCGGTGGTGCCGACTTTGGCCCGTAGTTCTGCAAAGCTGCTGATCGGTTTACCATCCAGCGTCGTCAATACGTCGCCAGCCTTGATACCGGCTTTGGCTGCGGCCGATTTCGGTAAGACTTCGCTGACGAAGGCGCCGCGCTGTGCGTCGACGTTGAAGGCTTTCGCCATCTCAGACGTCATCTCGCTGCCTTTAATACCCAGCAGCCCACGTTTCACTTCGCCAAATTCAACCAACTGCTGCGCCAGATTCTGGGCCATATTGCTAGGGATAGCGAAACCGATACCGATGTTTCCGCCGCCCGGCGCCAGAATCGCCGTATTGATACCGATCAGCTCACCATTGAGGTTAACCAGCGCACCGCCGGAGTTACCGCGGTTGATGGACGCATCGGTCTGGATGAAGTTTTCCAACCCTTCAAGATTCAGGCCGCTACGTCCCAGGGCGGAGATAATACCGGAGGTCGCGGTCTGGCCAAGGCCGAACGGGTTACCCACGGCAACGGCGAAATCACCGACGCGCAGTTGATCGGAATCCGCCATTTTTACAGAGACCAGATTCTTGGCGTCATTCAGCTGTAGCAGGGCGATATCGGTTTGCTCATCACGACCAATCAATTTCGCCTCATATTCACGTCCATCATTAAGCTGAACGCGGATCTTGTCGGCGTTATTGATCACGTGGTTGTTGGTGAGCACGTAACCTTTTGCAGCATCAATAATGACGCCAGAGCCCAGCCCTTCGAACGGACGAGAATTTTGTTTGTCCGTCGGGAAGTTAGGACCAAAGAAGAATTTGAATTCTTCCGGTACGCGCTGACGCTGTATCTGTGTACCTTCAACGTGCACGCTGACGACGGCTGGCAAGACTTTCTCCAGCATCGGGGCCAGACTCGGCGTCTGTTGACCTTGAACCACGGCAGGCAGCGCAGCATTTGCAGCGGGAAGCGTGGACAGGGCCAAACCTATACTCATTGCCAGTGCACTAAATAGTAATGATGTTTTTTTCATTGTTATTAACTCTCTCACGGCCTGCGGATGAATAAAACGATGATATATAAACTTAAAGACACGGTGAAGAGTCAGACTGGCGATCAATGTGTAAAGTTCACTGCTGTTTCGTCAGCAGATTGTAACTATCGCTATTTTAGTGCGTGATCGGGCGATGACAGCCTGCGGTACGCATCTTAAACGTACAAGCGTTTTAAGCGTAGAACAAGAGAGGGGAAAGCGTGAGACAGAAAGCCCCACGCTTAAGGTAATTGAATGAATTATTTGCGAATCGGGCGTTCGCCCCGCAGCAGGCCTGAGGCACCGTCTGAATAATCGCGCGGCGGCATGTTCACCGGAGCCTGATCGTTATCCGCTTCTGATTTGGTCAGACGATATTTAAACGGATTATCCTGACCGGGAACGTGAGGTAACAGGTTATTGGAGCTTTTCGCCATGTGCTGATAAAGCTGACGATAATCATCCGCCATGTTATCCAACAGCTCTGCACTGCGGGCGAAGTGACCCACCAATTCCTGACGATAATCTTCCAGTTCGGTTTTGCTTTTCTCCAGCTCATTTTGCAATACCTGCTGTTGCCGCAGCTTACGGTTACCAAAGCGCATAGCGACAGCTCCAATAATAATACCGACAACTAAACCTATCAGCGCATACTCCCAAGTCATAATAGCTCCTATTTTGACGTCGTTGTCCCGTAGGGTTTTTCACTTAATAATAGTCACTATAACCGTTAACCTTGCCTGAGTGGAATCCTGATACTCGATGACAGAAAGGAATGTTGACCTACCGCAGACATCAAGGTTGTTAACTGCGACGATTACGGCTTAAATCGACGACAACACACAGCAAAATACGACTA
This genomic interval from Pectobacterium aquaticum contains the following:
- the zapG gene encoding Z-ring associated protein ZapG — encoded protein: MTWEYALIGLVVGIIIGAVAMRFGNRKLRQQQVLQNELEKSKTELEDYRQELVGHFARSAELLDNMADDYRQLYQHMAKSSNNLLPHVPGQDNPFKYRLTKSEADNDQAPVNMPPRDYSDGASGLLRGERPIRK
- the degQ gene encoding serine endoprotease DegQ, giving the protein MKKTSLLFSALAMSIGLALSTLPAANAALPAVVQGQQTPSLAPMLEKVLPAVVSVHVEGTQIQRQRVPEEFKFFFGPNFPTDKQNSRPFEGLGSGVIIDAAKGYVLTNNHVINNADKIRVQLNDGREYEAKLIGRDEQTDIALLQLNDAKNLVSVKMADSDQLRVGDFAVAVGNPFGLGQTATSGIISALGRSGLNLEGLENFIQTDASINRGNSGGALVNLNGELIGINTAILAPGGGNIGIGFAIPSNMAQNLAQQLVEFGEVKRGLLGIKGSEMTSEMAKAFNVDAQRGAFVSEVLPKSAAAKAGIKAGDVLTTLDGKPISSFAELRAKVGTTAPGKTVKIGLLRDGKPQEVSVVLDNSSSASTSAETLSPSLQGASLTNGQLKDGSKGVQIDNVAKDTPAAQVGLQKGDIIIGVNRERIENITQLRKLLEAKPSVLALNIVRGEETIYLLLR